A stretch of Myxococcus hansupus DNA encodes these proteins:
- a CDS encoding ABC transporter substrate-binding protein, which translates to MGCPRSIVFVLGLVALVGLGGCRREEAAGEAAGRTRLVFKYQPLWGPPEPFRELLARFERENPRVELVTEALPNASDLAHQFFLTSLEGGARDFDVLVADVVWVPEFARAGWIADLSEYFPPERLREDFFPGPVEAVVVEGRTYAVPWYLDVGVLYYRTDLVPRAPRTYAELERFAREAMAKTPGLQGYVWQGRQYEGLSCNVYEALWGHGGQSLSADGRVLLDDAPAREALAYLRGLVERGVSPATVTGFSEEESRRVFQEGRAVFMRNWPYAWSEAQKPDSPIRGKVGIAPLPTVRGEPGSGALGGWQLAVNAHVSPERRKLAARLIAHLTSPEANRVLALNYARNPPRPAVYQDPRLREEAPFIASLLPLVERAKPRPVTPYYNLISDVLQSEFSAAVAGLRTPEAALKRAQRQVDHLTGEGP; encoded by the coding sequence ATGGGATGCCCTCGCTCCATCGTGTTCGTCCTGGGCCTCGTCGCGCTGGTGGGCCTGGGCGGTTGCCGGCGCGAAGAAGCGGCGGGCGAGGCCGCGGGCCGCACGCGGCTCGTCTTCAAGTATCAGCCGCTGTGGGGCCCGCCCGAGCCGTTCCGTGAGCTGTTGGCGCGCTTCGAGCGGGAGAACCCGCGGGTGGAGCTCGTCACGGAGGCGTTGCCCAACGCGTCGGACCTGGCGCACCAGTTCTTCCTCACGTCGCTGGAGGGCGGTGCCCGGGACTTCGACGTGTTGGTGGCGGACGTCGTCTGGGTCCCCGAGTTCGCCCGCGCCGGGTGGATTGCCGACCTGTCCGAGTACTTCCCGCCCGAGCGCCTGCGCGAGGATTTCTTCCCGGGCCCCGTGGAGGCGGTGGTGGTGGAGGGCCGCACGTACGCGGTGCCGTGGTACCTGGACGTGGGCGTGCTGTACTACCGGACGGACCTGGTGCCGCGCGCGCCGCGCACGTACGCGGAGCTGGAGCGCTTCGCGCGCGAGGCGATGGCGAAGACGCCGGGGCTCCAGGGCTACGTGTGGCAGGGGCGGCAGTACGAGGGCCTGTCCTGCAACGTCTACGAGGCGCTGTGGGGGCACGGCGGCCAGTCGCTGTCCGCGGATGGGCGGGTGCTGCTGGACGACGCGCCCGCGCGCGAGGCGCTGGCGTACCTGCGCGGGCTGGTGGAGCGCGGCGTGTCACCGGCGACGGTAACGGGGTTCTCGGAGGAGGAGTCCCGGCGCGTATTCCAGGAGGGGCGCGCGGTGTTCATGCGCAACTGGCCCTATGCGTGGAGCGAGGCGCAGAAGCCGGACTCGCCCATTCGCGGCAAGGTGGGCATCGCGCCGCTGCCGACGGTGCGCGGCGAGCCGGGCTCCGGGGCGCTGGGCGGGTGGCAGCTCGCGGTGAACGCGCACGTGTCGCCCGAGCGGCGGAAGTTGGCGGCGCGGTTGATTGCGCACCTCACGTCGCCGGAGGCGAACCGGGTGCTGGCGCTGAACTACGCGCGCAATCCGCCGAGGCCCGCCGTGTATCAGGACCCGCGCCTGCGTGAGGAGGCGCCGTTCATCGCGAGCCTGCTGCCGTTGGTGGAGCGCGCGAAGCCTCGGCCGGTGACGCCGTACTACAACCTGATTTCGGATGTGCTCCAGAGCGAGTTCTCCGCCGCCGTGGCCGGGCTGCGCACGCCCGAGGCCGCGCTGAAGCGCGCGCAGCGGCAGGTGGACCATCTGACGGGGGAGGGGCCGTGA